The Metabacillus schmidteae genome has a segment encoding these proteins:
- the spoVG gene encoding septation regulator SpoVG has protein sequence MEVTDVRLRRVNTEGRMRAIASITLDHEFVVHDIRVIDGNNGLFVAMPSKRTPDGEFRDIAHPINSSTRGKIQDAVLAEYHRLGELEVEFEEAGAS, from the coding sequence ATGGAAGTTACAGACGTAAGATTACGCCGCGTAAATACCGAAGGACGTATGAGAGCAATTGCATCTATTACGTTAGATCATGAGTTTGTTGTTCATGATATTCGCGTAATTGATGGTAATAATGGTCTCTTTGTTGCAATGCCAAGTAAACGTACTCCTGATGGTGAATTCAGAGATATTGCACACCCTATCAATTCTAGTACACGCGGAAAAATTCAAGATGCTGTACTAGCTGAATATCATCGTTTAGGTGAATTAGAAGTAGAATTTGAAGAAGCAGGTGCTTCATAA
- the glmU gene encoding bifunctional UDP-N-acetylglucosamine diphosphorylase/glucosamine-1-phosphate N-acetyltransferase GlmU, protein MDNRYAVILAAGQGTRMKSSLYKVLHPVCGKPMVQHVLDQVTKLTLSKVVTIVGHGAEKVKSELGDRTEYALQSEQLGTAHAVMQAASFLENEEGTTIVICGDTPLIPAETMSALLAHHQETKAKATILTANAEDPTGYGRIVRNQEGSVEKIVEHKDATDAERMITEINTGTYCFDNQELFGALKNVSNDNVQGEYYLPDVIEILQKEGKIISAYQTESFEETLGVNDRIALSQAEKFMKQRINKEHMRNGVTIIDPDNTYISVDAKIGRDTTIYPGTMIIGETVIGEECIIGPNTEIKNCKIDHKTTVRQSVAHDSEIGSEVQVGPFAHIRPSSHISDEVKIGNFVEVKKSSMGKGSKASHLSYIGDAEVGSEVNLGCGSITVNYDGKNKFLTKIEDGAFIGCNSNLVAPVTVGKGAYVAAGSTVTNDVPDKALSVARARQVNKENYVDRLNLKNS, encoded by the coding sequence ATGGATAATCGGTATGCAGTTATATTGGCTGCTGGACAAGGTACAAGAATGAAATCCTCACTATATAAAGTATTGCACCCTGTTTGTGGGAAACCAATGGTTCAGCATGTACTTGATCAAGTAACAAAATTAACATTGTCGAAAGTTGTCACAATTGTCGGCCATGGAGCAGAAAAAGTTAAGTCTGAACTTGGAGATCGAACAGAGTATGCATTGCAAAGCGAACAATTAGGAACTGCCCATGCAGTTATGCAAGCTGCATCATTTCTTGAAAATGAAGAAGGTACAACAATTGTCATCTGTGGTGATACACCATTAATTCCTGCAGAAACAATGTCTGCTTTGTTAGCACACCATCAAGAAACAAAGGCGAAAGCAACAATTCTTACAGCAAATGCAGAAGACCCAACTGGTTATGGCCGTATTGTTCGTAATCAAGAGGGATCAGTAGAAAAAATTGTTGAACATAAAGATGCGACTGACGCTGAACGTATGATTACAGAAATTAATACAGGTACATATTGCTTTGACAATCAAGAATTGTTTGGGGCATTAAAAAATGTTTCTAATGATAATGTTCAAGGAGAATATTATTTACCGGATGTTATTGAGATTCTTCAAAAAGAGGGGAAAATCATTTCAGCTTACCAAACGGAATCTTTTGAAGAAACATTAGGAGTCAATGATCGAATTGCTTTATCACAAGCAGAGAAATTTATGAAACAACGTATTAATAAAGAGCATATGCGAAATGGTGTGACAATCATAGATCCTGATAATACGTATATTTCTGTTGATGCCAAAATTGGTCGTGATACAACAATTTATCCAGGCACAATGATTATCGGAGAAACTGTAATTGGCGAAGAATGTATTATTGGGCCAAATACAGAAATTAAGAACTGTAAAATTGATCATAAAACGACGGTTAGACAATCTGTCGCACATGATAGTGAGATTGGCAGTGAAGTACAAGTAGGTCCATTTGCACACATTCGTCCTTCTTCACACATTTCTGATGAAGTAAAGATCGGCAATTTTGTTGAAGTGAAAAAATCATCAATGGGCAAAGGTAGTAAGGCCTCTCACCTAAGTTATATCGGAGATGCTGAGGTTGGATCTGAAGTAAACCTTGGATGTGGATCCATTACAGTTAATTATGACGGTAAAAATAAATTCTTAACAAAAATTGAAGATGGTGCATTCATAGGCTGTAACTCAAATTTAGTTGCACCAGTTACAGTTGGAAAAGGTGCATATGTTGCGGCCGGTTCTACTGTCACGAATGATGTACCAGATAAAGCATTATCAGTTGCACGTGCTCGACAAGTAAATAAAGAGAATTATGTCGACCGTTTAAATCTTAAAAATTCCTAA
- a CDS encoding ribose-phosphate diphosphokinase, protein MSNRYGDSNLKIFTLNSNPALAKEIAEIVGVDLGKSSVTRFSDGEIQINIEESIRGCDVYIIQSTSNPVNEHIMELLIMIDALKRASAKTINIVIPYYGYARQDRKARAREPITAKLFANLLETAGSTRVITLDLHAPQIQGFFDIPIDHLMGVPILGEYFLGKDLEDIVIVSPDHGGVTRARKLADKLKAPIAIIDKRRPRPNVAEVMNIVGHIEGKTAILIDDIIDTAGTITLAANALEENGAKAVYACCTHPVLSGPAIERIANSKIKELVITNSIQLPEEKRIDKLVELSVAPLIGEAIIRVHEKQSVSVLFN, encoded by the coding sequence ATGTCTAATCGCTATGGAGATTCAAATTTAAAAATATTTACACTTAACTCTAATCCTGCATTGGCAAAAGAAATTGCTGAAATTGTTGGCGTTGATTTAGGGAAAAGTTCTGTTACACGATTTAGTGATGGAGAAATTCAAATTAACATTGAAGAAAGTATTCGCGGTTGTGATGTTTACATTATTCAATCAACTAGTAACCCTGTGAATGAACATATCATGGAACTTTTAATTATGATTGACGCACTAAAGCGTGCTTCAGCAAAAACAATCAATATTGTTATTCCATATTACGGCTATGCTAGACAAGATCGAAAAGCGAGAGCTAGAGAGCCGATAACAGCGAAGCTTTTTGCAAATTTATTAGAAACAGCAGGTTCAACAAGGGTTATTACATTAGACCTTCATGCTCCACAAATTCAAGGATTCTTTGATATTCCAATAGATCACTTAATGGGAGTACCGATTTTAGGTGAGTATTTCTTAGGTAAGGATCTAGAGGATATTGTCATTGTTTCTCCTGACCATGGTGGTGTAACAAGAGCTCGTAAACTAGCTGATAAGTTAAAAGCTCCTATTGCGATTATTGACAAAAGACGTCCAAGACCAAATGTGGCTGAGGTAATGAATATAGTTGGTCATATTGAAGGTAAAACAGCGATTTTAATCGATGATATCATTGATACAGCAGGTACAATTACATTAGCTGCAAATGCTTTAGAAGAAAATGGGGCGAAAGCAGTTTATGCTTGCTGTACACACCCTGTCCTATCAGGACCTGCAATTGAACGTATTGCTAATTCAAAGATTAAAGAATTAGTTATAACAAATTCAATTCAACTTCCTGAAGAAAAAAGAATTGATAAACTAGTAGAACTTTCAGTTGCTCCACTTATTGGGGAAGCAATTATTAGAGTACATGAAAAACAATCAGTAAGTGTACTTTTTAATTAA
- a CDS encoding 50S ribosomal protein L25/general stress protein Ctc: protein MTTLQAMKRTEFTNSAKRKVRESGKIPAIIYGKAKESQPVALDSIELIKTLRDEGKNTVLHLDVDGSSHAVMLYDMQTDPLKNEIIHADFHIVDMQADVQVEVPVHLTGEAQGVKDGGVLQQSLHEVTITAKPGKIPQSIDVDISNLGVNETIYIKDLSTSPDYQFVQDEEQVVASILPPQQEEEIDSGEEQEPGQPENQEGRENNQE from the coding sequence ATGACAACATTACAAGCAATGAAAAGAACAGAGTTCACTAATTCGGCAAAAAGAAAAGTTCGTGAATCGGGTAAGATTCCAGCAATTATTTATGGTAAAGCTAAAGAAAGCCAACCAGTAGCATTAGATAGTATAGAACTAATTAAGACTCTAAGAGATGAAGGTAAGAATACCGTTCTTCATTTAGATGTTGATGGTTCATCACATGCGGTTATGTTGTATGATATGCAGACAGATCCACTAAAGAATGAGATCATTCATGCTGATTTTCATATTGTGGATATGCAGGCAGATGTTCAGGTAGAAGTGCCGGTACATCTAACTGGAGAAGCACAAGGTGTTAAAGACGGTGGTGTATTACAACAGTCATTACATGAAGTAACGATTACGGCAAAGCCGGGTAAGATCCCTCAATCAATAGATGTAGACATATCAAATTTAGGTGTAAATGAGACAATTTATATTAAAGATCTCTCAACAAGTCCAGATTACCAATTTGTTCAAGATGAAGAACAGGTAGTAGCTTCTATACTACCACCACAGCAGGAAGAAGAAATTGATAGTGGTGAAGAGCAAGAGCCTGGACAACCTGAGAACCAAGAAGGTAGAGAGAATAATCAAGAGTAA